From the Polyangiaceae bacterium genome, one window contains:
- a CDS encoding pectin acetylesterase-family hydrolase produces the protein MKSRIALALALGIAGLGILGCSGDDDSGGGGGTSGTGGTSGTGGTAGASGAGGGAGQSSVPIVDDALDGNCPAGSKLPGTGVGPGKDLFKVTLDDPNAVCNDGSPGIMYIRRAVDATKEGDWVIHLQAGSGCSSWQVCRDRWCSYNTRYDAAKMSSNWAPAAMSGGGMLARRPSNAFGGANHVFLYYCSSDSWTGKQGDVVLDDPDGAGPSFRLHFRGFQILQAAIQALKGGATSDDKSVTLPKLSNASRVLLAGSSAGSTGATHALDWFREQVPKAQVVGTFDSILDPLPEDVDDPTVRAAWEVGIKHRYEEAFVNLYDAHLDESCVAAHQGNAPELCGLGSHVRLHHVTTPFFDRQDLSDPVQFGYFSSAGGSIQQLANAIYKTSKRFADIKTTAEEKSAIARVPGVHVSNCGQHIALLNDIWFGVAATGSATVELENGTPITLHDAMVSWIAGNPVQAIDTNPSSIAVCAATTSDQ, from the coding sequence ATGAAATCCCGTATCGCGCTCGCATTGGCTCTCGGCATCGCGGGCCTCGGCATCCTTGGCTGTAGTGGTGATGATGATTCCGGGGGCGGGGGCGGGACGTCGGGAACGGGCGGGACGTCGGGAACGGGTGGCACGGCGGGTGCTTCAGGCGCCGGCGGCGGGGCGGGTCAGAGCAGCGTGCCGATCGTCGACGATGCCCTCGACGGCAACTGCCCGGCGGGAAGCAAACTCCCCGGCACAGGGGTCGGCCCTGGCAAGGACTTGTTCAAGGTCACCCTCGATGACCCCAACGCCGTTTGCAACGATGGCTCCCCCGGCATCATGTATATCCGCCGCGCGGTGGACGCCACCAAGGAGGGCGACTGGGTGATCCACCTTCAGGCCGGTTCGGGCTGCTCCAGTTGGCAAGTGTGTCGCGATCGTTGGTGCAGCTACAACACCCGCTACGATGCTGCAAAGATGTCGTCGAATTGGGCTCCCGCCGCCATGAGCGGAGGCGGGATGCTCGCGCGTCGCCCTAGCAACGCTTTCGGCGGTGCGAATCATGTCTTCCTCTACTACTGCAGCTCCGACTCCTGGACCGGCAAGCAGGGCGATGTCGTGCTGGATGATCCGGACGGCGCTGGTCCTTCGTTCCGCCTTCACTTCCGCGGCTTCCAAATCCTTCAGGCCGCGATCCAAGCGTTGAAGGGCGGCGCCACCTCCGACGACAAGAGCGTCACTCTGCCGAAGTTGAGCAATGCGTCCCGTGTGCTCCTGGCAGGTAGCTCCGCAGGCTCAACCGGCGCCACCCATGCATTGGATTGGTTTCGCGAGCAGGTTCCCAAGGCACAGGTGGTGGGAACCTTCGACTCCATTCTCGACCCACTTCCCGAAGACGTCGACGACCCCACGGTGAGGGCCGCATGGGAGGTCGGCATCAAGCATCGCTACGAGGAGGCCTTCGTGAACCTCTATGACGCGCACTTGGACGAGAGCTGCGTCGCGGCGCATCAGGGCAACGCTCCCGAGTTGTGTGGCCTAGGTTCTCACGTTCGGCTCCACCATGTGACGACGCCCTTCTTCGATCGTCAGGACCTGAGCGACCCCGTGCAGTTTGGCTACTTTTCCTCGGCTGGCGGCAGCATTCAGCAACTCGCCAACGCCATCTACAAGACGTCGAAGCGCTTCGCCGACATCAAGACCACAGCCGAAGAGAAGAGCGCGATTGCCCGAGTCCCGGGAGTGCACGTCAGCAACTGCGGCCAGCACATCGCGCTGCTCAACGACATCTGGTTCGGAGTGGCTGCCACAGGCAGCGCGACGGTCGAGTTGGAGAACGGCACGCCCATCACGCTGCACGACGCCATGGTGTCGTGGATCGCGGGCAACCCCGTGCAAGCGATCGACACGAATCCGTCGAGCATTGCCGTCTGCGCGGCTACGACCTCGGATCAGTAG
- a CDS encoding amidohydrolase family protein: MTSLFLDGGAHAESVRIAQGTVAAVGAAAAGPADTRLDIPPGASVRVGAINAHTHLYSGLVPFGMPAPAPTPENFVQILERVWWRLDRALDEASLRAAARYYIAEALLAGTTTLIDHHESPNFIEGSLDVLAEAADELGVRFLTCYGATERNGGYAEAERGLDECRRFIESNRRGSVKGAVALHASFTVSDAAIRKAGELCRDLDSVMHVHLAEDAADVADAQQRGFAGPLERLLELGALPPGSILAHGVHLSEDQVRRAADAGCTFVHNPRSNEGNRVGYAKSLCATDRVALGTDGYAANMADELAAFERLAGAAGDSTPSSARVRGSHALCSQLFGAEFAAAVAPGVVGDLVVGSPEQPPTHVVVAGRVVVRDGALVHVAEIRDTAQAQATKLWERMARL, translated from the coding sequence TTGACGTCGCTTTTCCTCGACGGCGGTGCGCACGCCGAGAGCGTGCGCATCGCGCAGGGCACCGTGGCCGCCGTGGGCGCTGCCGCAGCCGGCCCAGCAGACACGCGTCTGGACATTCCTCCGGGAGCGTCAGTGCGCGTCGGGGCCATCAATGCCCACACCCATCTCTACAGTGGGCTCGTGCCCTTTGGCATGCCTGCTCCCGCGCCGACGCCCGAGAACTTCGTGCAGATCCTGGAGCGCGTGTGGTGGCGACTCGATCGCGCCTTGGACGAGGCGAGCTTGCGTGCGGCGGCCCGCTACTACATCGCGGAGGCGCTGCTCGCGGGCACCACGACGCTCATCGATCATCACGAGTCACCGAACTTCATCGAGGGTTCCCTCGACGTGCTCGCGGAGGCGGCGGACGAACTGGGAGTGCGCTTTCTCACGTGCTACGGCGCGACGGAGCGCAACGGCGGCTACGCCGAGGCCGAGCGCGGCCTCGACGAGTGTCGACGGTTCATCGAAAGCAATCGACGCGGTTCGGTGAAGGGCGCAGTGGCGCTGCACGCATCCTTCACCGTGTCCGACGCCGCCATACGCAAGGCCGGCGAGCTGTGTCGTGACCTCGATAGCGTGATGCACGTTCATCTGGCCGAAGACGCAGCGGACGTGGCAGACGCACAGCAGCGCGGCTTCGCTGGCCCCTTGGAGCGCTTGCTCGAGCTCGGCGCGTTGCCCCCCGGCTCCATCCTCGCCCACGGCGTGCACCTCAGCGAAGACCAAGTGCGCCGCGCTGCCGACGCTGGCTGCACTTTCGTGCACAACCCGCGCTCCAACGAGGGCAACCGCGTTGGCTACGCCAAGAGCTTGTGCGCGACGGATCGCGTTGCCCTGGGCACCGACGGCTATGCCGCGAACATGGCCGACGAGCTGGCGGCCTTCGAGCGCCTGGCCGGAGCTGCCGGTGACTCGACGCCATCGAGCGCGCGGGTGCGCGGCAGTCACGCTCTGTGCAGCCAGCTTTTCGGAGCTGAATTTGCCGCCGCGGTGGCACCTGGGGTGGTCGGCGATCTGGTCGTCGGCAGTCCGGAGCAGCCGCCGACGCACGTGGTCGTTGCGGGGCGCGTGGTCGTGCGCGACGGTGCGTTGGTTCACGTCGCGGAGATCCGCGATACGGCTCAGGCGCAAGCGACGAAGCTGTGGGAGCGCATGGCGCGGCTGTAG
- the xdh gene encoding selenium-dependent xanthine dehydrogenase yields MSKIEFSLNGKQQSVEVAPGESLLEVLRERCGTTSVKDGCSPQGQCGCCLTLIDGQAKVSCATPAERCEGKKVVTLEGVRREDRDLLARSFVAAAGLQCGFCIPGITLRALHLVEQNPKPTREQIAKALDVHLCRCTGYVKIIDAIELFAKARRGEATPEPCDDGKVGDALQRYQGLALAMGDRPYVADMKREGMLHGALVLSPHARAKVIAIDTSKAKALAGVHAVVTSADVPGKRWYGLLYADWPGFVAPGEEARCVGDVIAAVAAVDERTARAAARLVEVQYEVLEPVVDAEQAMQDGAAQVNPTHANLLGQSLITRGNVDEALAKSAHVVSGTWQTQRIEHLYLEPEAALAEPLPDGKLALFTQGQGIFDDRRQVSAFLGMPEEDLYVELVPNGGAFGGKEDMSVQSQTALLARVTGKPVRLVLNREESIRIHPKRHPIKMHYTVGADAEGRLTAVKVRMVGDTGAYASVGSKVLERAAGHACGPYRVNNVHVEAYAVYTNNPPCGAMRGFGANQSSFAIEGALDMLAEKVGIDSYQIRDRNVVHVGDIFSTGQVLEKSVGIRRTLEAVKDAYYEAKAKGRAVGIACGIKNSGIGNGVEEWGKCRLVVEQDQTVSLYNGYTEMGQGLLTVLTQFAVEVTGLPAKVFRPKVDSTFALGCGQTTGSRATLFGGLAAKSAAEKLRAELDQGKTLGDLVGRVFAADVVKNDTTPLGADVPKVKTHTSFGYATQLCILDEDGKLDRFIAAHDVGRVVNPDLCAGQVEGSVHMGLGFALSEELPCDAGMPVTFKLREIGVLRARDMPTTEVILIEEHEPEGPFGAKGVGEIGLVPTAGAVAGALAAFDGTRHYTLPMKDSPAGRAISVGKIRKPRGDWH; encoded by the coding sequence ATGTCCAAGATCGAGTTTTCGCTCAACGGGAAGCAGCAGAGCGTGGAAGTGGCGCCCGGGGAGTCGTTGCTCGAGGTGCTGCGGGAGCGCTGCGGCACGACTTCCGTGAAGGATGGCTGCAGCCCCCAAGGCCAATGTGGCTGTTGCCTGACTCTGATTGACGGCCAGGCCAAGGTCAGCTGCGCGACGCCTGCCGAGCGCTGCGAGGGCAAGAAGGTAGTGACCCTGGAAGGAGTCCGTCGCGAGGATCGCGATCTGCTGGCGCGCTCCTTCGTGGCCGCAGCCGGGCTTCAGTGCGGGTTCTGCATTCCGGGGATCACCCTGCGCGCTCTGCACCTGGTGGAGCAGAATCCAAAACCCACACGCGAGCAGATCGCCAAAGCGCTCGACGTTCACCTATGTCGTTGCACGGGCTACGTGAAGATCATCGACGCCATCGAGCTGTTCGCCAAGGCCCGACGTGGGGAAGCGACGCCCGAGCCCTGCGACGACGGCAAAGTCGGTGACGCATTGCAGCGCTATCAAGGCCTGGCCTTGGCCATGGGGGATCGGCCCTACGTGGCGGACATGAAGCGCGAGGGCATGTTGCATGGAGCGCTGGTGCTGTCGCCCCACGCGCGGGCGAAGGTGATCGCCATCGACACCTCGAAGGCCAAGGCGCTCGCCGGCGTGCATGCCGTGGTCACGTCCGCGGATGTGCCAGGGAAGCGCTGGTATGGGCTGCTCTACGCGGATTGGCCTGGCTTCGTTGCCCCGGGCGAAGAGGCGCGCTGCGTGGGAGACGTGATCGCAGCGGTGGCGGCGGTCGACGAGCGCACCGCACGCGCAGCCGCAAGGCTCGTGGAGGTGCAGTACGAAGTGCTCGAGCCCGTGGTGGACGCCGAGCAGGCGATGCAGGACGGCGCGGCGCAGGTGAACCCCACTCACGCCAACTTGTTGGGCCAGTCACTGATCACACGCGGCAACGTGGACGAGGCGCTGGCGAAGAGCGCGCATGTGGTCAGCGGCACGTGGCAGACCCAACGCATCGAGCATCTGTACCTCGAGCCCGAGGCCGCCCTGGCGGAGCCCTTGCCCGACGGCAAACTGGCGCTGTTCACCCAGGGGCAGGGCATCTTCGACGATCGCCGGCAAGTCTCGGCGTTCTTGGGCATGCCCGAGGAAGATCTGTACGTGGAGCTCGTGCCCAACGGCGGCGCCTTCGGCGGCAAAGAAGACATGAGTGTCCAATCACAGACGGCGCTCTTGGCCAGAGTCACGGGCAAACCCGTGCGCCTGGTGCTGAACCGCGAGGAGTCGATTCGCATTCATCCCAAGCGTCACCCGATCAAGATGCACTACACCGTGGGCGCCGACGCTGAAGGGCGCCTGACCGCGGTGAAGGTGCGCATGGTGGGAGACACCGGGGCGTACGCCTCCGTCGGTAGCAAAGTGCTGGAGCGGGCCGCGGGCCACGCTTGCGGGCCCTATCGTGTGAACAACGTTCACGTGGAAGCCTACGCGGTCTACACCAACAATCCGCCTTGCGGCGCCATGCGCGGGTTTGGTGCCAACCAGTCCAGCTTCGCCATCGAGGGAGCCTTGGACATGCTGGCGGAGAAGGTGGGCATCGACAGCTACCAGATCCGCGACCGCAACGTCGTGCACGTGGGCGACATCTTCTCGACGGGTCAGGTGCTGGAGAAGTCCGTTGGCATTCGTCGCACCCTCGAAGCGGTGAAGGACGCCTACTACGAAGCCAAAGCCAAGGGGCGCGCCGTGGGCATCGCCTGTGGCATCAAGAACTCGGGGATCGGCAATGGCGTGGAAGAGTGGGGCAAGTGTCGCCTGGTCGTGGAGCAAGATCAGACCGTGTCGCTCTACAACGGCTACACGGAGATGGGCCAAGGGCTCCTCACCGTGCTCACGCAGTTCGCGGTGGAGGTGACCGGCTTGCCGGCGAAGGTGTTCCGTCCAAAGGTGGATTCGACCTTTGCGCTCGGCTGTGGGCAGACGACGGGCTCGCGCGCCACGCTGTTCGGTGGCTTGGCAGCGAAGAGCGCCGCGGAAAAGCTGCGCGCCGAGTTGGACCAGGGCAAGACCTTGGGCGACTTGGTCGGGCGAGTGTTCGCCGCCGACGTGGTGAAGAACGACACCACGCCCCTCGGCGCGGACGTTCCAAAGGTCAAGACGCATACGTCCTTTGGCTACGCCACGCAGCTATGCATCCTGGACGAGGACGGTAAGCTGGATCGCTTCATCGCGGCGCACGACGTGGGGCGCGTGGTCAACCCGGACCTGTGCGCGGGCCAAGTGGAGGGCTCGGTGCACATGGGGCTCGGGTTTGCGCTCAGCGAGGAGTTGCCCTGCGACGCAGGCATGCCCGTTACCTTCAAGCTGCGTGAGATCGGCGTGCTTCGTGCCCGCGACATGCCCACCACCGAGGTGATTCTGATCGAAGAACACGAACCCGAAGGTCCCTTTGGTGCCAAGGGCGTGGGCGAGATCGGACTCGTGCCCACCGCGGGCGCTGTCGCGGGTGCCCTGGCCGCCTTCGACGGCACGCGCCACTACACGCTGCCGATGAAGGATTCCCCGGCGGGCCGCGCCATCAGCGTCGGCAAGATCCGTAAGCCCCGGGGCGACTGGCATTGA
- a CDS encoding PCP reductase family protein yields MQWQPEALARLKKAPFFIRPFIKKRAEAEAKRRGAIEVTTALLDELKANEHRPG; encoded by the coding sequence ATGCAGTGGCAACCTGAAGCGCTGGCACGTTTGAAGAAGGCTCCCTTCTTCATCCGTCCGTTCATCAAGAAGCGAGCAGAAGCAGAGGCCAAACGGCGTGGCGCGATTGAAGTCACCACGGCGCTCTTGGACGAGCTCAAGGCCAACGAGCACCGCCCGGGCTAA
- a CDS encoding DUF362 domain-containing protein, which produces MGALALSLCALFACKRTASPAPSASASTALSAPPPSASVDLLTQASEETPFDAGPSVMNDAARVDGDALRKRHAARLASDTSPVTVLKGQSPLALGEAICSAVVPWRPKATPILLKPNLCGFDGLRDPDKTKGDDGFVGRTTDVRFTRGVVRCLKKRGHTRITVAEGCGISHQYWKQVAERSGYERMAREEGVALVAMDDDGVYDVEGEKPGLPLRISGLGKTRVPNLLMPKVLAEHLDHGLFISLPKIKTHRFSVTSMAIKGMQGTVMLSDARPAYKQKYRMHRELGTLLKERKAARKAAKESGETLQRDPVAERRAYVATLRVFAERMMDVLELETPDVVLADGAPAMGGDGFWQLFPSSELVAIGGTNPVMVDRVGAALLGLWNHPRLASELGGHRTSPLIEAAAKRFKLDIDEPKLEGNGAALLASGRPTHFRSMDGFAIYSDDAPAWAPVSLSVQPAPWESEQGPRTSPAPGVTSVPPPSTSASPSPPGAEHEATPSAHASAAAKATAIALGADRIQLDGRGDDAAWRRAKAVEWTTDWAGANTNTRTQARFAWSPDHLYVLFELEGAGLFTDRSRPISVEREALFKEDCVELFLGHDASNPNHYLEIELGPFGHYFDLDVRRGGKTSSAWSSGLEIATTRDAKARRAVIEARFGAKEIRALLRSGARLPMGLYRMEGKSPRQYLAWSPTLTRKPNFHVPDRFGVLVLE; this is translated from the coding sequence GTGGGTGCGTTGGCTCTGTCGCTGTGCGCGCTGTTCGCCTGCAAGCGCACGGCGTCACCGGCACCCTCGGCGTCCGCGAGCACGGCGCTCTCCGCGCCCCCGCCTTCTGCCTCCGTGGATCTGCTGACGCAGGCGAGTGAAGAGACGCCTTTCGACGCCGGCCCCAGCGTGATGAACGACGCCGCACGCGTCGACGGTGACGCGCTCCGCAAGCGTCACGCCGCGCGCCTTGCGAGCGACACTTCGCCAGTCACGGTCTTGAAAGGGCAGTCGCCCCTGGCCCTGGGCGAGGCCATCTGTTCCGCAGTCGTGCCCTGGCGCCCCAAAGCGACGCCCATCTTACTCAAGCCGAATCTGTGCGGTTTCGATGGGCTGAGGGATCCCGACAAGACCAAAGGCGACGACGGCTTCGTAGGCCGCACGACTGACGTCCGCTTCACTCGCGGCGTCGTGCGCTGCCTGAAGAAGCGTGGCCACACGCGTATCACCGTTGCCGAAGGCTGCGGCATCAGTCACCAGTACTGGAAGCAGGTCGCCGAGCGCAGTGGCTACGAGCGCATGGCTCGAGAAGAAGGCGTCGCCCTCGTCGCCATGGATGACGACGGCGTCTACGACGTCGAGGGCGAAAAGCCGGGGCTGCCGCTGCGCATCTCCGGCTTGGGAAAGACTCGCGTGCCGAACCTGCTGATGCCCAAGGTGCTGGCAGAGCATTTGGATCACGGCCTCTTCATCTCTCTGCCGAAGATCAAGACGCACCGCTTCAGTGTCACCTCCATGGCGATCAAGGGCATGCAGGGAACCGTGATGCTGAGCGACGCGCGGCCCGCGTACAAGCAGAAGTACCGCATGCATCGCGAGCTCGGCACGCTTTTGAAGGAGCGCAAGGCAGCGCGCAAGGCCGCCAAGGAGTCCGGTGAAACCTTGCAGCGCGATCCAGTGGCGGAGCGGCGGGCCTACGTCGCGACCTTGCGCGTCTTTGCTGAGCGCATGATGGACGTGTTGGAGCTCGAAACGCCAGACGTGGTGCTCGCCGATGGTGCGCCAGCGATGGGCGGCGACGGCTTCTGGCAGCTCTTTCCCAGCTCGGAGTTGGTCGCGATCGGAGGAACCAACCCGGTGATGGTGGATCGGGTCGGCGCCGCGCTACTCGGCCTCTGGAACCACCCGCGCCTCGCCAGCGAGCTTGGCGGTCATCGGACTTCCCCTTTGATCGAGGCTGCCGCCAAGCGCTTCAAGCTCGACATCGACGAGCCGAAGCTCGAGGGCAACGGCGCCGCCTTGCTAGCCTCGGGCCGGCCGACGCACTTTCGCTCGATGGACGGCTTCGCAATCTACTCTGATGACGCGCCGGCCTGGGCGCCCGTGAGCCTGAGCGTCCAGCCCGCGCCCTGGGAGAGCGAGCAAGGTCCGCGGACTTCGCCGGCGCCCGGAGTCACATCCGTCCCGCCGCCGAGCACGAGCGCGTCACCCTCGCCACCCGGCGCCGAGCACGAAGCGACGCCGTCGGCGCATGCGTCCGCCGCTGCCAAAGCGACGGCCATCGCGCTGGGAGCGGACCGCATTCAGCTCGACGGGCGCGGCGATGACGCTGCGTGGCGGCGCGCCAAGGCGGTCGAATGGACCACGGACTGGGCTGGTGCCAACACGAACACGCGAACCCAGGCGCGCTTTGCCTGGTCTCCCGACCATCTCTACGTGCTCTTCGAGTTGGAGGGCGCGGGCCTTTTCACGGATCGTTCACGCCCGATCAGCGTGGAGCGAGAAGCGCTGTTCAAGGAAGACTGCGTCGAGCTGTTTCTCGGGCACGACGCGTCCAATCCGAATCACTACTTGGAGATCGAGCTTGGCCCCTTCGGTCACTACTTCGATCTCGACGTGCGGCGCGGCGGCAAGACCAGCTCGGCGTGGTCCAGCGGCCTCGAGATCGCGACGACCCGCGACGCCAAGGCGCGTCGTGCCGTGATCGAGGCGCGCTTCGGCGCCAAGGAGATCCGAGCGCTGCTGCGCAGCGGCGCACGCCTACCCATGGGCCTCTACCGCATGGAGGGCAAGTCCCCGCGTCAGTACTTGGCCTGGAGCCCCACCCTCACGCGCAAGCCGAACTTCCACGTGCCGGATCGCTTCGGCGTGCTCGTCCTGGAGTGA